The following are encoded in a window of Vigna unguiculata cultivar IT97K-499-35 chromosome 8, ASM411807v1, whole genome shotgun sequence genomic DNA:
- the LOC114194992 gene encoding protein MAIN-LIKE 1-like: protein MYLRVLHRVLHEGDQPLQLDQEIGNDGAGFPGGVFDTSLLTRYVDHVTRIIWEGQDRVVKLVFHYEKVKRFGRPHPYVKPFVLNSGLSPLCDILYDYLDTRLILDFVERWHHETNSFHLPIGEMTISLDDVWSLIHLPIIREFCPTKPLEYEDSIQIMMTLLGVDRAMASDELNHCRGSQLWEFVARAYLFHLVGCTIFANKSTTFVQTHYLELIRDQLGDASFANIKQLSGYLPLLQVVTWFRQRVYGVYARALANICARCVVIIHEHLLALMLGAWKFLG from the exons ATGTATCTGAGAGTTCTGCACAGGGTGCTACACGAAGGAGACCAACCGCTTCAGCTC GACCAGGAGATTGGGAATGATGGAGCAGGATTTCCTGGTGGTGTATTTGATACATCGTTATTGACTCGTTATGTTGATCATGTTACACGTATCATATGGGAGGGTCAA gATCGAGTTGTGAAACTAGTCTTTCattatgaaaaagttaaaagatttgGACGACCTCACCCTTATGTTAAGCCTTTTGTGTTGAACTCTGGTTTATCGCCTCTATgcgatattttatatgattaccTCGATACTAGGTTGATCTTGGATTTTGTGGAGAGATGGCATCATGAGACTAATAGTTTTCATCTACCAATTGGTGAGATGACTATCTCTTTAGATGACGTGTGGTCGCTCATTCATCTCCCTATCATCAGAGAGTTTTGCCCAACTAAACCTCTTGAATATGAAGATTCAATTCAGATTATGATGACACTTCTTGGTGTTGATCGGGCTATGGCTTCCGATGAGTTGAATCATTGTCGTGGTTCACAGCTCTGGGAGTTTGTTGCACGAGCATATCTTTTTCACCTTGTAGGGTGCACCATATTTGCTAATAAGAGCACCACTTTTGTTCAGACCCATTACCTGGAGCTAATTAGAGATCAGTTAGGAGATGCTAGCTTtgcaaatataaaacaattatctGGATATCTACCTCTTTTACAA GTTGTGACATGGTTCCGACAAAGGGTGTATGGTGTTTATGCACGAGCATTGGCTAATATTTGTGCAAGGTGTGTGGTGATTATACACGAGCATTTGTTAGCATTGATGCTGGGTgcatggaaattcttgggatga